A window of the Glaciimonas sp. CA11.2 genome harbors these coding sequences:
- a CDS encoding BMP family ABC transporter substrate-binding protein produces MFRLRSTLAAIAAATGLVLGVLPVAHAAEPLKVAFVYLGPVGDGGWTFQHDQGRRALEKEFGNKIKTTFVENVPETADAERVIRQLAVDGNQMIFTTSFGYMDPTMKVAKSFPKVHFMHATGYKTAANVGTYQTRFYEGAYLLGMIAGKMTKTNTLGFVGSFPVPEVVRNINAYTLGAKSVNPKIKTKVVWVNTWYDPGKERQAAETLVAQGADMLAQNTDSPAVVQVAEEKGVHAFGWDTDMAKYGPKAHLTANTENWGVYYIQEVKRELAGTWKPEQTLWGIKENLVVLSPLNASVPADVSKLFNDKKKDIVDGKLVPFAGPLKDNTGAVKVAAGAVLPMGELMSINWLVDGVEGSLPK; encoded by the coding sequence ATGTTTCGATTACGCTCTACATTAGCGGCCATTGCGGCAGCTACCGGTTTGGTTTTAGGTGTGCTTCCGGTTGCGCACGCTGCTGAGCCGCTGAAAGTGGCTTTTGTGTATCTTGGCCCAGTCGGTGATGGTGGCTGGACATTCCAGCACGATCAGGGGCGTCGCGCTTTAGAAAAAGAATTCGGTAATAAGATCAAGACGACTTTCGTCGAAAACGTGCCAGAAACGGCAGATGCTGAGCGCGTGATTCGCCAATTGGCGGTTGACGGTAATCAGATGATCTTTACGACCTCTTTTGGCTACATGGACCCAACGATGAAGGTAGCAAAATCCTTCCCGAAGGTCCATTTCATGCATGCGACCGGTTACAAAACGGCAGCCAATGTCGGCACGTATCAGACTCGTTTCTATGAAGGCGCTTATCTGTTAGGCATGATCGCCGGAAAAATGACGAAGACCAATACATTGGGTTTCGTTGGTTCGTTCCCGGTCCCGGAAGTAGTGCGCAATATCAACGCTTATACATTGGGTGCAAAGAGCGTCAATCCTAAGATCAAGACCAAGGTTGTCTGGGTAAATACCTGGTATGACCCGGGCAAAGAGCGTCAAGCTGCAGAAACATTGGTAGCCCAAGGTGCGGACATGCTGGCACAAAATACCGACTCGCCAGCTGTTGTGCAGGTTGCCGAAGAGAAGGGTGTGCATGCATTTGGTTGGGATACTGATATGGCTAAATACGGCCCGAAAGCCCACCTGACCGCCAATACCGAAAACTGGGGCGTGTATTACATTCAGGAAGTCAAGCGCGAGCTGGCCGGAACTTGGAAACCAGAGCAAACGTTGTGGGGAATTAAAGAAAATCTGGTCGTTTTGTCGCCATTGAATGCGTCTGTTCCTGCGGATGTATCGAAACTATTCAACGACAAGAAAAAAGATATCGTGGATGGAAAATTGGTACCTTTTGCGGGACCGCTTAAAGATAATACCGGTGCTGTAAAAGTAGCCGCTGGCGCTGTATTGCCGATGGGTGAGTTGATGAGTATCAACTGGCTGGTTGACGGTGTAGAAGGTTCTTTACCTAAGTAA
- a CDS encoding outer envelope protein: MAKQAAMKMGKLAVNALTVAAALASVQQVNAAEWSDTSIGYRYGTQFAEPYVGNGISKNIINLTHASGYKYGTNYFNVDLLQSNSKDANAQEAYIVYRNTLDMGKVFNKNLSFGPVRGLGVTAGFDWNTKNDPGYASKKRMLVLGPTLMMDVPGFLSISLLLIQESNQPVGITSRYTYDLHPMLSAAWGIPIASTGFAFEGYMNYIAAKGTNEFGGGTAPELNIDAQVMYDLGTPLGMGKNTLRAGLEYQYWRNKFGNPANVRGSLAKTPMVRVEYHF, encoded by the coding sequence ATGGCAAAGCAAGCAGCAATGAAAATGGGCAAGTTGGCGGTCAATGCATTAACGGTCGCAGCGGCGCTGGCAAGTGTTCAGCAAGTCAATGCAGCGGAGTGGAGCGATACGTCAATTGGGTATCGTTACGGTACGCAATTTGCTGAGCCATACGTCGGCAATGGCATTTCGAAGAACATCATCAATCTGACCCACGCAAGCGGTTATAAATACGGCACCAACTATTTCAACGTCGATTTGCTGCAATCCAATAGCAAGGATGCCAACGCACAAGAAGCCTATATCGTCTATCGCAACACGCTTGATATGGGCAAAGTCTTTAACAAAAACCTGTCCTTCGGTCCGGTTCGTGGTCTTGGCGTGACTGCCGGTTTTGACTGGAATACCAAAAATGATCCTGGCTATGCTTCCAAAAAACGTATGTTGGTCTTGGGACCTACGCTGATGATGGACGTACCGGGTTTTCTGAGCATCAGTTTGCTGTTGATTCAGGAAAGTAATCAACCAGTTGGCATCACCAGCCGTTATACCTACGATTTGCATCCCATGTTGAGCGCAGCATGGGGAATTCCTATTGCTTCAACTGGATTTGCATTTGAAGGTTATATGAACTACATCGCGGCCAAGGGTACCAATGAATTTGGTGGCGGCACGGCGCCAGAATTAAACATCGACGCCCAAGTCATGTATGACCTCGGCACACCTTTGGGAATGGGTAAAAACACATTACGCGCGGGTTTGGAATATCAATACTGGCGCAATAAATTTGGCAACCCAGCCAACGTACGCGGCTCTTTAGCAAAAACACCGATGGTGCGTGTCGAATACCATTTCTAA
- a CDS encoding ABC transporter ATP-binding protein produces the protein MDLLPIYSDLPPRLVLNGITKRYPTVVANDDISLSVRPGEIHALLGENGAGKSTLMKIVYGVTKPDAGSILWEGRYLDIASPSQARRLGIGMVFQHFSLFETLTVAENIALALDAQMPPAKLAARITEVSEKYGLPIDPHRLVHSMSVGERQRVEIVRCLLQEPKLLIMDEPTSVLTPQAVVVLFATLRQLAAEGCSILYISHKLDEIRALCDTATVLRGGRVSGTAIPKNETNDSLARMMIGGELAECHLTPQATGEVRLALDKLSLTTIDPFGTTLKNISLAVKSGEILGIAGVSGNGQKELLAALSGENLSPHGPMITLMGEQVGQLNPAQRRRLGLTFVPEERLGRGAVPAMSLAENALLTGARHGMVSKGLMRHTAIRQFAKDVITRFGVKCGGEQSAASSLSGGNLQKFIVGRETMLNPKMMIVAQPTWGVDVGAAQLIRQALIYLRLQGVALLVISEELEELFTISDRICVLAAGRLSPAVRLADTNIEQIGNWMSGQFDEMPSHSADANTSSPLPNKQESHLAQT, from the coding sequence ATGGACCTCCTGCCGATTTATTCTGATCTGCCGCCGCGCCTTGTCTTAAACGGCATTACCAAGCGATATCCGACGGTGGTCGCCAACGACGACATCAGCCTGAGCGTCAGACCTGGCGAGATTCACGCCTTGCTTGGCGAGAATGGCGCAGGAAAAAGCACGCTCATGAAAATCGTCTACGGCGTCACCAAGCCGGACGCGGGCAGTATTCTGTGGGAAGGTCGCTATCTGGACATCGCCAGTCCTTCTCAGGCGCGACGTCTGGGCATCGGCATGGTATTCCAGCATTTTTCATTGTTCGAAACCCTGACCGTCGCTGAAAATATTGCGCTGGCACTGGATGCGCAAATGCCGCCAGCAAAATTAGCTGCGCGGATTACCGAAGTCTCGGAAAAGTACGGCCTGCCCATCGATCCACATCGACTGGTACACAGCATGTCGGTGGGAGAGCGCCAGCGCGTAGAAATCGTGCGCTGCCTTTTGCAAGAGCCGAAGCTTCTGATCATGGACGAACCAACCTCGGTACTGACACCGCAAGCGGTAGTCGTCTTATTTGCCACCCTGCGACAATTGGCAGCGGAAGGCTGTAGCATTCTATACATCAGCCATAAACTCGACGAGATTCGCGCCTTGTGTGACACCGCCACCGTCCTGCGCGGTGGACGCGTCAGCGGCACCGCCATCCCCAAGAACGAAACCAACGATAGTTTGGCGCGCATGATGATTGGCGGCGAACTGGCTGAGTGTCACCTGACACCGCAAGCCACCGGCGAAGTCCGGCTCGCGCTGGATAAGCTATCGCTTACCACCATCGATCCGTTTGGCACCACGCTGAAAAATATCAGTCTGGCGGTCAAAAGCGGTGAAATCCTCGGCATTGCGGGCGTATCGGGCAACGGTCAAAAAGAATTACTAGCTGCCCTCTCTGGCGAAAACCTGAGCCCGCACGGTCCGATGATCACACTGATGGGTGAACAGGTCGGCCAACTTAACCCGGCCCAGCGGCGTCGACTCGGTCTGACATTTGTACCGGAAGAACGACTCGGACGTGGTGCAGTCCCGGCCATGAGTCTGGCAGAAAACGCGCTGCTGACCGGCGCTCGCCATGGCATGGTAAGCAAAGGTCTAATGCGACATACGGCAATCCGGCAGTTTGCCAAAGACGTGATTACCCGCTTCGGCGTCAAATGCGGCGGTGAACAATCGGCAGCATCAAGCCTCTCCGGTGGTAATCTGCAAAAGTTCATCGTCGGACGTGAAACCATGCTAAACCCCAAAATGATGATCGTCGCGCAACCGACATGGGGCGTCGATGTCGGCGCCGCGCAGTTGATTCGGCAAGCCCTGATCTATCTGCGCCTGCAAGGCGTGGCGTTGCTCGTCATCTCAGAAGAATTGGAAGAACTATTTACCATCAGCGACCGTATTTGCGTACTGGCCGCAGGTCGGTTGTCGCCAGCGGTACGACTGGCTGACACCAACATCGAACAAATCGGCAACTGGATGAGCGGCCAATTTGACGAAATGCCGTCCCACTCTGCTGATGCGAACACGTCTTCACCCTTACCGAACAAACAGGAGAGCCATCTTGCTCAAACTTGA
- a CDS encoding ABC transporter permease: protein MNPASPILPIITSTVIAATPLIYAAIGETVVEKAGVLNLGIEGMMLVGAVAGFAAALTTGSATAGFIAAAAAGVLLSLIFAFLTLSMQANQVATGLALTLFGIGLSAFVGHDLAGTPIQGLKGITIPLLSDLPVIGQLLFHYDIMVYLSLVLCGAVYWFLTKSHAGLKMRAVGESPEVAHAIGHPVILIRYLAVMFGGATAGIAGAYLSIVQTPMWVEGMTAGKGWIALALVVFGTWKPLRVVFGAYLFGGVTVLQLYAQGFGLGVPSQILSMLPYVATIVVLVIICRDPKTILLNQPVSLGRSFHPDA from the coding sequence ATGAATCCCGCCAGCCCCATCCTTCCTATCATTACCAGTACCGTGATTGCCGCCACGCCGTTGATTTATGCCGCAATCGGCGAAACCGTCGTCGAAAAAGCAGGCGTTCTTAATCTCGGTATCGAAGGCATGATGCTGGTCGGCGCCGTCGCTGGCTTCGCCGCGGCATTGACGACAGGCAGCGCAACCGCTGGCTTCATCGCCGCCGCCGCAGCGGGCGTCCTACTGTCGCTGATCTTTGCTTTTTTGACGCTGAGTATGCAAGCCAATCAAGTGGCGACCGGACTCGCCTTGACACTATTCGGCATCGGCTTATCGGCTTTCGTCGGTCACGATCTGGCTGGAACCCCGATTCAAGGCCTGAAAGGCATTACTATTCCGTTGCTGTCAGACTTGCCCGTCATCGGTCAGCTCTTGTTCCATTACGACATCATGGTCTACTTGTCGCTGGTACTGTGTGGCGCGGTGTATTGGTTTCTCACCAAAAGTCACGCCGGATTAAAAATGCGCGCCGTCGGTGAATCGCCAGAAGTCGCACACGCCATCGGTCACCCAGTGATCCTGATCCGCTATCTTGCCGTCATGTTCGGTGGTGCAACAGCCGGAATCGCAGGCGCGTATTTATCGATTGTGCAGACCCCGATGTGGGTAGAAGGAATGACCGCAGGCAAAGGCTGGATCGCGTTGGCACTCGTCGTATTCGGCACATGGAAACCTCTCCGCGTCGTGTTCGGAGCCTATCTGTTCGGTGGCGTCACCGTATTACAACTCTACGCACAAGGTTTCGGTTTGGGCGTACCGTCACAAATATTATCGATGCTGCCTTACGTAGCAACAATCGTCGTACTGGTCATCATCTGCCGCGATCCCAAAACTATTTTGTTGAATCAACCGGTGTCGCTTGGACGTAGTTTTCATCCTGATGCTTGA
- a CDS encoding ABC transporter permease — MRVASPLIAAVAMLLTGIVIFTILGKDPQQAFYVFFIKPLATLYGVGELLLKATPLLLCALGLALGFRANVWNIGAEGQLTMGAIAGGGVALWLGDSTSMWGLPLMFVAGALGGMAWAAIPAFLRNRFNTSEILVTLMLVYIAQLLLSYLVHGPWRDPQGFNFPQSKSFSDAHLVPLLIEGARTNWGFILGLVLALASWLFSSKTFAGFRMQVAGLAPAAAAYAGFSNKRNVWTALLISGATAGLAGLCEVAGPIGQLQAQISPGYGFAAIIVAWIGRLHPVGIVLGALLMSLLYLGGESAQMQMALPSAITGLFQGLLLFYLLAADLFITFRLINIKVARKQAPLVVTKEAA, encoded by the coding sequence ATGCGAGTCGCCTCACCTCTGATAGCGGCGGTGGCGATGCTCTTGACCGGTATCGTCATCTTCACGATACTTGGCAAAGACCCGCAACAAGCGTTTTACGTCTTTTTCATTAAACCGTTGGCCACCCTATATGGCGTCGGTGAGTTACTGCTCAAAGCCACACCTTTATTATTGTGTGCTCTTGGTCTCGCTTTAGGTTTCCGTGCCAATGTCTGGAACATCGGTGCCGAAGGTCAACTGACGATGGGCGCGATAGCCGGTGGTGGCGTTGCACTGTGGCTGGGCGACAGCACCTCCATGTGGGGATTGCCGCTGATGTTTGTGGCTGGCGCACTTGGCGGTATGGCATGGGCCGCGATCCCGGCGTTCCTGCGCAATCGGTTTAATACCAGTGAAATTCTGGTCACACTGATGTTGGTCTATATTGCGCAATTGCTGTTGTCGTATCTGGTGCACGGTCCATGGCGCGACCCTCAAGGTTTTAATTTTCCGCAATCCAAATCATTTAGCGACGCCCATCTGGTTCCGCTGCTGATCGAAGGTGCGCGTACCAATTGGGGTTTTATCCTTGGACTAGTGCTAGCCCTCGCATCGTGGTTATTTTCCAGTAAAACCTTTGCCGGATTTCGCATGCAAGTGGCTGGTCTGGCCCCCGCAGCGGCTGCTTATGCCGGATTTTCGAATAAGCGTAACGTCTGGACCGCGCTACTCATCAGCGGCGCTACCGCGGGACTCGCCGGATTATGCGAAGTGGCTGGACCAATCGGTCAGTTACAGGCGCAAATCTCACCGGGCTACGGCTTTGCAGCCATCATCGTCGCATGGATTGGGCGTCTGCATCCGGTCGGTATCGTGCTGGGCGCGCTGCTGATGTCGCTGTTATATCTTGGCGGCGAATCGGCACAAATGCAAATGGCGTTGCCATCAGCGATCACCGGCCTGTTTCAGGGTCTGCTGTTGTTTTACTTGCTGGCTGCCGACCTGTTCATTACTTTCAGATTGATCAATATCAAGGTTGCTCGCAAACAAGCCCCGCTCGTCGTCACCAAGGAAGCCGCATGA